From the Pangasianodon hypophthalmus isolate fPanHyp1 chromosome 17, fPanHyp1.pri, whole genome shotgun sequence genome, one window contains:
- the si:ch73-1a9.3 gene encoding non-histone chromosomal protein HMG-like — protein MPKRSKANNDTEASEPKRRSARLVNKPAPPKAEPKPKAKKAPAKPKKTKEPKEDKPKDEEKKEEVPAENGEAKADDEAPATEETEKKDDAAE, from the exons ATGCCCAAAAGGAGCAAA GCGAACAATGACACCGAAGCCAGTGAG CCCAAAAGGAGATCGGCGAGATTGGTAAAC AAACCGGCACCTCCTAAGGCAGAGCCGAAGCCAAAGGCAAAG AAGGCACCTGCCAAACCCAAAAAGACCAAGGAGCCCAAGGAGGACAAGCCCAAGGAcgaggagaagaaagaggaagtCCCTGCCGAGAATGGCGAGGCAAAGGCCGATGATGAG GCACCAGCAACAGAAGAGACGGAGAAGAAGGACGACGCAGCAGAATAA